The proteins below are encoded in one region of Chiloscyllium plagiosum isolate BGI_BamShark_2017 chromosome 7, ASM401019v2, whole genome shotgun sequence:
- the si:ch211-227n13.3 gene encoding uncharacterized protein si:ch211-227n13.3 isoform X1 translates to MWTSRGRCAGRTDCTSRQNNSLSQVEVESAFRQLYSSLCGTKEKVEKTALEDDCFAPTTISEDLDKPLGLENLTACSILSEQVVLRNSDSGRATTSICNSESQTARHFAKESNLKLNTFLTKAKENQMSNGDTLVFTVKQPVSQIEGSTLQNHDGNEEENFELSREDYDCISTNSGEDYRETVTCEACSNVYWKVMNRKGTKKKRASHKKPPYDPTSLSCDQWILKKPLLPRSPVQRSKRESWYLKSIGTSAQSEVTGKWIPQCSRPHVFLQRNLRSCKRKVDEFLAMHSKRQPQKKTKKRSKKKQLFIFKLPESPLSSTVISDNEISEIEISTVKRKLTSAVLTRDDRTKRGSCDFSDNTQSDTLSSDYKSVQLENSTCANVDMFTFDFRPLNFVPERIPAFSTTSSLCSETPLHPLNEKGRKWVEVQSKSNSRASPCSFGWLKPSGFTSMVAKLKARPLTSSGSVIKEK, encoded by the exons ATGTGGACATCACGCGGGCGGTGCGCTGGCCGAACCGATTGCACTTCGCGGCAAAACAACTCTCTTAGTCAAGTGGAGGTGGAGAGCGCCTTCCGGCAATT GTATAGTTCTTTGTGTGGCACCAAAGAAAAAGTTGAGAAAACAGCACTGGAGGATGACTGTTTTGCTCCTACCACGATAAGTGAAGATTTGGACAAACCCCTAGGATTAGAGAATTTAACAGCGTGTTCCATCCTATCTGAGCAAGTGGTGCTGAGGAATAGTGACAGTGGCAGAGCCACCACTAGTATTTGCAACAGTGAATCTCAAACTGCAAGACACTTTGCTAAAGAATCCAATCTAAAATTGAACACATTTCTGACAAAGGCAAAAGAGAACCAGATGTCAAATGGTGACACTCTGGTCTTTACTGTAAAGCAACCAGTTTCCCAAATAGAAGGTTCAACTCTTCAAAACCATGATGGGAATGAGGAAGAAAATTTTGAATTATCCAGGGAAGATTATGATTGCATCTCAACAAATTCTGGAGAGGATTACAGAGAAACGGTCACCTGTGAAGCTTGCTCAAATGTGTATTGGAAAGTGATGAATAGAAAGGGAACTAAGAAGAAACGTGCATCACACAAGAAACCACCATATG ATCCCACTTCTTTATCATGTGACCAATGGATTTTGAAAAAGCCTTTGCTGCCTAGAAGTCCTGTACAGAGAAGTAAAAG AGAAAGCTGGTATTTGAAATCTATTGGCACATCTGCTCAGAGTGAAGTTACAGGAAAATGGATTCCACAGTGTTCTCGACCTCATGTGTTTCTGCAGAG GAATCTACGATCTTGTAAAAGAAAAGTAGATGAGTTTCTGGCTATGCATAGCAAAAGGCAGCCtcaaaaaaagacaaagaaaagatCAAAGAAGAAACAGCTCTTCATTTTCAAGCTTCCTGAATCTCCACTGTCTTCTACAGTAATCTCAGATAATGAAATTTCTGAAATAGAGATTAGTACTGTTAAAAGGAAACTTACCTCAGCTGTCCTGACCAGAGATGACAGGACTAAAAGAGGCAGCTGTGATTTTTCTGACAATACACAAAGTGACACTCTCAGTTCTGACTACAAATCAGTGCAGTTGGAGAACAGCACCTGTGCAAATGTAGATATGTTTACATTTGATTTCAGGCCATTGAATTTTGTACCAGAAAGAATACCTGCATTTTCAACTACTTCTTCACTGTGTTCTGAAACTCCATTGCATCCTCTAAATGAAAAAGGGAGAAAGTGGGTAGAAGTACAAAGCAAATCAAATTCTAGGGCTTCTCCCTGTTCTTTTGGCTGGTTAAAACCAAGTGGTTTTACTTCTATGGTTGCAAAACTGAAGGCTAGACCTTTGACCTCATCAGGTAGTGTCATTAAAGAGAAATGA
- the si:ch211-227n13.3 gene encoding uncharacterized protein si:ch211-227n13.3 isoform X2: MWTSRGRCAGRTDCTSRQNNSLSQVEVESAFRQLYSSLCGTKEKVEKTALEDDCFAPTTISEDLDKPLGLENLTACSILSEQVVLRNSDSGRATTSICNSESQTARHFAKESNLKLNTFLTKAKENQMSNGDTLVFTVKQPVSQIEGSTLQNHDGNEEENFELSREDYDCISTNSGEDYRETVTCEACSNVYWKVMNRKGTKKKRASHKKPPYDPTSLSCDQWILKKPLLPRSPVQRSKRNLRSCKRKVDEFLAMHSKRQPQKKTKKRSKKKQLFIFKLPESPLSSTVISDNEISEIEISTVKRKLTSAVLTRDDRTKRGSCDFSDNTQSDTLSSDYKSVQLENSTCANVDMFTFDFRPLNFVPERIPAFSTTSSLCSETPLHPLNEKGRKWVEVQSKSNSRASPCSFGWLKPSGFTSMVAKLKARPLTSSGSVIKEK, translated from the exons ATGTGGACATCACGCGGGCGGTGCGCTGGCCGAACCGATTGCACTTCGCGGCAAAACAACTCTCTTAGTCAAGTGGAGGTGGAGAGCGCCTTCCGGCAATT GTATAGTTCTTTGTGTGGCACCAAAGAAAAAGTTGAGAAAACAGCACTGGAGGATGACTGTTTTGCTCCTACCACGATAAGTGAAGATTTGGACAAACCCCTAGGATTAGAGAATTTAACAGCGTGTTCCATCCTATCTGAGCAAGTGGTGCTGAGGAATAGTGACAGTGGCAGAGCCACCACTAGTATTTGCAACAGTGAATCTCAAACTGCAAGACACTTTGCTAAAGAATCCAATCTAAAATTGAACACATTTCTGACAAAGGCAAAAGAGAACCAGATGTCAAATGGTGACACTCTGGTCTTTACTGTAAAGCAACCAGTTTCCCAAATAGAAGGTTCAACTCTTCAAAACCATGATGGGAATGAGGAAGAAAATTTTGAATTATCCAGGGAAGATTATGATTGCATCTCAACAAATTCTGGAGAGGATTACAGAGAAACGGTCACCTGTGAAGCTTGCTCAAATGTGTATTGGAAAGTGATGAATAGAAAGGGAACTAAGAAGAAACGTGCATCACACAAGAAACCACCATATG ATCCCACTTCTTTATCATGTGACCAATGGATTTTGAAAAAGCCTTTGCTGCCTAGAAGTCCTGTACAGAGAAGTAAAAG GAATCTACGATCTTGTAAAAGAAAAGTAGATGAGTTTCTGGCTATGCATAGCAAAAGGCAGCCtcaaaaaaagacaaagaaaagatCAAAGAAGAAACAGCTCTTCATTTTCAAGCTTCCTGAATCTCCACTGTCTTCTACAGTAATCTCAGATAATGAAATTTCTGAAATAGAGATTAGTACTGTTAAAAGGAAACTTACCTCAGCTGTCCTGACCAGAGATGACAGGACTAAAAGAGGCAGCTGTGATTTTTCTGACAATACACAAAGTGACACTCTCAGTTCTGACTACAAATCAGTGCAGTTGGAGAACAGCACCTGTGCAAATGTAGATATGTTTACATTTGATTTCAGGCCATTGAATTTTGTACCAGAAAGAATACCTGCATTTTCAACTACTTCTTCACTGTGTTCTGAAACTCCATTGCATCCTCTAAATGAAAAAGGGAGAAAGTGGGTAGAAGTACAAAGCAAATCAAATTCTAGGGCTTCTCCCTGTTCTTTTGGCTGGTTAAAACCAAGTGGTTTTACTTCTATGGTTGCAAAACTGAAGGCTAGACCTTTGACCTCATCAGGTAGTGTCATTAAAGAGAAATGA